A section of the Gasterosteus aculeatus chromosome 10, fGasAcu3.hap1.1, whole genome shotgun sequence genome encodes:
- the LOC120826985 gene encoding uncharacterized protein LOC120826985 isoform X1 — MARDVSPPSLMPLSARYQERDGTSLGFILPSFPLRFLILYYFLSCAVSVTGNLPGIEYDYGISPKFVCTPIPPEADPSCYSPPSVPHGPSSNGQTSGHNGSSRRGVMSDEAKATILHLRESLVRQKETILDQRETIRELTAKLTLCEGFGGHHGTDRHDNHHENHHDTHHDTNHHDGRPDDHRGHHGGHHTPPPSHHGPSTYHSGDHHHSHGGHRSDPHPRKAPSYGKHSSFSPEQTGKTLQTLKERLENLQARNSSSSYSSSLRELLQRKITALEEQLDSYYRDHHDDHRDDHHDDHRGGSSHPDDHHDDRHDDHHDDHRGNGRHDDRHDDHHDDHRGNGRHDDHHDDHHGNSRHNDHHDDHHGTGHRDNHHYDHRGTGRRDDHHDDHRGNGHHDDHHGSYHSSHHGSNRNNHRGGHHSRYNDHHYDWHHSRQRSHHGNHHSPHHDEHHDDHHGYYDDHHDGHHHDHHDDHHNDHYDDHHDDHRDNDHHDNDHHDNDHQESRRGNDHSPPHTNLRGAGHGKLETVLSQLHHGNTDHATDAQQKPTAEGRTRTTDALNLNSPASVLPGRKLKTPNAFLLNFPVKTNYMYAKMKRPPVNEIFALTICLWLKAGAGPGLGTPFSYAAPGQANELVLIEWGSNPMELLICDKAVTLPITMTDGKWHHVCITWTTRDGVWEAYQDGVKKGSGQNLSAWRPIEPGGAFILGQEQDTMGGRFDVTQSFVGELSDLQFWSRVLSASEISTQATCGGHLVGDVMSWSEESVELHGGLVQVPFDPCH; from the exons ATGGCCAGAGACGTGAGTCCTCCGAGCCTCATGCCTCTGTCGGCAAGATACCAGGAACGGGATGGCACCTCTCTGGGGTtcatcctcccttccttcccccTGCGTTTTCTAATTCTCTACTACTTCCTGTCATGTGCGGTGTCAGTAACAGGAAATTTGCCAGGCATTGAATATGACTACGGCATTAGCCCCAAATTTGTCTGCACCCCGATTCCCCCAGAAGCCGACCCAAGCTGCTACTCCCCGCCCAGCGTGCCCCACGGGCCGAGCAGCAACGGCCAAACGAGCGGCCACAACGGCAGCAGCCGGCGCGGCGTGATGTCCGACGAGGCCAAAGCCACCATCTTGCATCTGCGCGAGAGTCTGGTGAGGCAAAAGGAGACCATCCTGGACCAGCGGGAGACCATCAGGGAGCTGACCGCCAAACTCACCTTGTGTGAGGGCTTTGGCGGTCACCATGGCACCGATCGCCACGACAACCACCACGAAAACCATCACGACACCCACCACGATACCAACCACCACGACGGCCGCCCCGATGACCACCGTGGGCATCACGGCGGCCACCATACGCCCCCGCCGTCGCACCATGGGCCTTCCACGTATCACAGCGGCGACCATCACCACTCGCATGGCGGCCACAGGTCGGACCCCCACCCGAGGAAGGCCCCGTCGTACGGGAAGCACAGCTCCTTCTCCCCCGAACAGACGGGCAAAACCCTGCAGACGCTGAAGGAAAGACTGGAGAACTTGCAG GCCAGGAACTCGTCCAGCTCGTACTCCAGCTCCCTGAGAGAACTCCTCCAGCGGAAGATCACCgccctggaggagcagctggacagCTACTACCGAGATCACCATGACGACCACCGGGACGATCATCACGACGACCACCGCGGAGGGAGCAGCCACCCTGACGACCATCACGACGACCGCCACGATGACCACCACGATGATCACCGTGGCAACGGCCGCCACGACGACCGCCACGATGACCACCACGATGATCACCGTGGCAACGGCCGCCACGATGACCACCACGATGAccaccatggcaacagccgCCACAACGACCACCACGACGACCACCACGGCACAGGTCATCGTGACAACCACCACTATGACCACCGGGGTACTGGTCGGCGTGACGACCATCATGATGACCACCGTGGCAATGGTCATCATGACGATCACCACGGCAGCTATCATAGCAGTCACCACGGTAGCAACAGGAACAACCATCGCGGCGGTCACCACAGTCGCTATAACGACCACCACTACGACTGGCACCATAGCCGGCAGCGCAGTCACCACGGCAACCATCATAGCCCCCACCATGATGAGCACCACGATGATCACCATGGTTACTACGATGATCATCACGATGGCCATCACCATGACCATCACGATGACCACCACAATGACCATTACGATGACCATCACGATGACCACCGTGACAATGACCACCATGACAATGACCACCATGACAATGACCACCAGGAGAGCCGCCGCGGTAACGATCATAGTCCACCCCACACAAATCTGCGAGGGGCGGGGCATGGCAAGCTGGAAACAGTGCTCAGCCAACTGCACCATGGCAACACTGACCACg CAACAGATGCTCAACAAAAGCCAACTGCAGAGGGAAGAACACGGACAACGGACGCCCTGAATCTTAACTCTCCCGCCTCCGTCCTACCAGGAAGGAAGCTAAAGACCCCGAACGCCTTCCTGCTCAACTTCCCCGTGAAGACCAACTACATGTACGCCAAGATGAAGCGGCCGCCGGTCAACGAGATCTTCGCCCTGACCATCTGTCTGTGGCTGAAGGCGGGAGCGGGTCCCGGCCTCGGTACCCCGTTCTCCTACGCTGCACCCGGGCAAGCCAACGAGCTGGTGCTCATCGAATGGGGCAGCAACCCAATGGAGCTGTTAATCTGTGACAAG GCGGTCACGTTGCCGATAACCATGACCGACGGGAAGTGGCACCACGTGTGCATCACGTGGACGACGCGTGACGGCGTCTGGGAGGCCTACCAGGACGGCGTGAAGAAAGGCTCGGGGCAGAACCTGTCGGCGTGGCGTCCCATCGAGCCAGGAGGGGCCTTCATCCTGGGCCAGGAGCAG GACACGATGGGGGGGCGCTTCGACGTCACCCAGTCCTTTGTGGGAGAGCTGTCGGATCTCCAGTTCTGGTCCAGAGTGCTGTCGGCCAGCGAGATCTCCACCCAGGCCACCTGCGGGGGCCACCTTGTCGGTGATGTCATGTCCTGGTCCGAGGAGTCAGTGGAGCTCCACGGGGGGCTTGTGCAGgtgccctttgacccctgcCACTAA
- the LOC120826985 gene encoding uncharacterized protein LOC120826985 isoform X3, whose amino-acid sequence MARDVSPPSLMPLSARYQERDGTSLGFILPSFPLRFLILYYFLSCAVSVTGNLPGIEYDYGISPKFVCTPIPPEADPSCYSPPSVPHGPSSNGQTSGHNGSSRRGVMSDEAKATILHLRESLVRQKETILDQRETIRELTAKLTLCEGFGGHHGTDRHDNHHENHHDTHHDTNHHDGRPDDHRGHHGGHHTPPPSHHGPSTYHSGDHHHSHGGHRSDPHPRKAPSYGKHSSFSPEQTGKTLQTLKERLENLQARNSSSSYSSSLRELLQRKITALEEQLDSYYRDHHDDHRDDHHDDHRGGSSHPDDHHDDRHDDHHDDHRGNGRHDDRHDDHHDDHRGNGRHDDHHDDHHGNSRHNDHHDDHHGTGHRDNHHYDHRGTGRRDDHHDDHRGNGHHDDHHGSYHSSHHGSNRNNHRGGHHSRYNDHHYDWHHSRQRSHHGNHHSPHHDEHHDDHHGYYDDHHDGHHHDHHDDHHNDHYDDHHDDHRDNDHHDNDHHDNDHQESRRGNDHSPPHTNLRGAGHGKLETVLSQLHHGNTDHGRKLKTPNAFLLNFPVKTNYMYAKMKRPPVNEIFALTICLWLKAGAGPGLGTPFSYAAPGQANELVLIEWGSNPMELLICDKAVTLPITMTDGKWHHVCITWTTRDGVWEAYQDGVKKGSGQNLSAWRPIEPGGAFILGQEQDTMGGRFDVTQSFVGELSDLQFWSRVLSASEISTQATCGGHLVGDVMSWSEESVELHGGLVQVPFDPCH is encoded by the exons ATGGCCAGAGACGTGAGTCCTCCGAGCCTCATGCCTCTGTCGGCAAGATACCAGGAACGGGATGGCACCTCTCTGGGGTtcatcctcccttccttcccccTGCGTTTTCTAATTCTCTACTACTTCCTGTCATGTGCGGTGTCAGTAACAGGAAATTTGCCAGGCATTGAATATGACTACGGCATTAGCCCCAAATTTGTCTGCACCCCGATTCCCCCAGAAGCCGACCCAAGCTGCTACTCCCCGCCCAGCGTGCCCCACGGGCCGAGCAGCAACGGCCAAACGAGCGGCCACAACGGCAGCAGCCGGCGCGGCGTGATGTCCGACGAGGCCAAAGCCACCATCTTGCATCTGCGCGAGAGTCTGGTGAGGCAAAAGGAGACCATCCTGGACCAGCGGGAGACCATCAGGGAGCTGACCGCCAAACTCACCTTGTGTGAGGGCTTTGGCGGTCACCATGGCACCGATCGCCACGACAACCACCACGAAAACCATCACGACACCCACCACGATACCAACCACCACGACGGCCGCCCCGATGACCACCGTGGGCATCACGGCGGCCACCATACGCCCCCGCCGTCGCACCATGGGCCTTCCACGTATCACAGCGGCGACCATCACCACTCGCATGGCGGCCACAGGTCGGACCCCCACCCGAGGAAGGCCCCGTCGTACGGGAAGCACAGCTCCTTCTCCCCCGAACAGACGGGCAAAACCCTGCAGACGCTGAAGGAAAGACTGGAGAACTTGCAG GCCAGGAACTCGTCCAGCTCGTACTCCAGCTCCCTGAGAGAACTCCTCCAGCGGAAGATCACCgccctggaggagcagctggacagCTACTACCGAGATCACCATGACGACCACCGGGACGATCATCACGACGACCACCGCGGAGGGAGCAGCCACCCTGACGACCATCACGACGACCGCCACGATGACCACCACGATGATCACCGTGGCAACGGCCGCCACGACGACCGCCACGATGACCACCACGATGATCACCGTGGCAACGGCCGCCACGATGACCACCACGATGAccaccatggcaacagccgCCACAACGACCACCACGACGACCACCACGGCACAGGTCATCGTGACAACCACCACTATGACCACCGGGGTACTGGTCGGCGTGACGACCATCATGATGACCACCGTGGCAATGGTCATCATGACGATCACCACGGCAGCTATCATAGCAGTCACCACGGTAGCAACAGGAACAACCATCGCGGCGGTCACCACAGTCGCTATAACGACCACCACTACGACTGGCACCATAGCCGGCAGCGCAGTCACCACGGCAACCATCATAGCCCCCACCATGATGAGCACCACGATGATCACCATGGTTACTACGATGATCATCACGATGGCCATCACCATGACCATCACGATGACCACCACAATGACCATTACGATGACCATCACGATGACCACCGTGACAATGACCACCATGACAATGACCACCATGACAATGACCACCAGGAGAGCCGCCGCGGTAACGATCATAGTCCACCCCACACAAATCTGCGAGGGGCGGGGCATGGCAAGCTGGAAACAGTGCTCAGCCAACTGCACCATGGCAACACTGACCACg GAAGGAAGCTAAAGACCCCGAACGCCTTCCTGCTCAACTTCCCCGTGAAGACCAACTACATGTACGCCAAGATGAAGCGGCCGCCGGTCAACGAGATCTTCGCCCTGACCATCTGTCTGTGGCTGAAGGCGGGAGCGGGTCCCGGCCTCGGTACCCCGTTCTCCTACGCTGCACCCGGGCAAGCCAACGAGCTGGTGCTCATCGAATGGGGCAGCAACCCAATGGAGCTGTTAATCTGTGACAAG GCGGTCACGTTGCCGATAACCATGACCGACGGGAAGTGGCACCACGTGTGCATCACGTGGACGACGCGTGACGGCGTCTGGGAGGCCTACCAGGACGGCGTGAAGAAAGGCTCGGGGCAGAACCTGTCGGCGTGGCGTCCCATCGAGCCAGGAGGGGCCTTCATCCTGGGCCAGGAGCAG GACACGATGGGGGGGCGCTTCGACGTCACCCAGTCCTTTGTGGGAGAGCTGTCGGATCTCCAGTTCTGGTCCAGAGTGCTGTCGGCCAGCGAGATCTCCACCCAGGCCACCTGCGGGGGCCACCTTGTCGGTGATGTCATGTCCTGGTCCGAGGAGTCAGTGGAGCTCCACGGGGGGCTTGTGCAGgtgccctttgacccctgcCACTAA
- the LOC120826985 gene encoding uncharacterized protein LOC120826985 isoform X2, with product MARDVSPPSLMPLSARYQERDGTSLGFILPSFPLRFLILYYFLSCAVSVTGNLPGIEYDYGISPKFVCTPIPPEADPSCYSPPSVPHGPSSNGQTSGHNGSSRRGVMSDEAKATILHLRESLVRQKETILDQRETIRELTAKLTLCEGFGGHHGTDRHDNHHENHHDTHHDTNHHDGRPDDHRGHHGGHHTPPPSHHGPSTYHSGDHHHSHGGHRSDPHPRKAPSYGKHSSFSPEQTGKTLQTLKERLENLQARNSSSSYSSSLRELLQRKITALEEQLDSYYRDHHDDHRDDHHDDHRGGSSHPDDHHDDRHDDHHDDHRGNGRHDDRHDDHHDDHRGNGRHDDHHDDHHGNSRHNDHHDDHHGTGHRDNHHYDHRGTGRRDDHHDDHRGNGHHDDHHGSYHSSHHGSNRNNHRGGHHSRYNDHHYDWHHSRQRSHHGNHHSPHHDEHHDDHHGYYDDHHDGHHHDHHDDHHNDHYDDHHDDHRDNDHHDNDHHDNDHQESRRGNDHSPPHTNLRGAGHGKLETVLSQLHHGNTDHDAQQKPTAEGRTRTTDALNLNSPASVLPGRKLKTPNAFLLNFPVKTNYMYAKMKRPPVNEIFALTICLWLKAGAGPGLGTPFSYAAPGQANELVLIEWGSNPMELLICDKAVTLPITMTDGKWHHVCITWTTRDGVWEAYQDGVKKGSGQNLSAWRPIEPGGAFILGQEQDTMGGRFDVTQSFVGELSDLQFWSRVLSASEISTQATCGGHLVGDVMSWSEESVELHGGLVQVPFDPCH from the exons ATGGCCAGAGACGTGAGTCCTCCGAGCCTCATGCCTCTGTCGGCAAGATACCAGGAACGGGATGGCACCTCTCTGGGGTtcatcctcccttccttcccccTGCGTTTTCTAATTCTCTACTACTTCCTGTCATGTGCGGTGTCAGTAACAGGAAATTTGCCAGGCATTGAATATGACTACGGCATTAGCCCCAAATTTGTCTGCACCCCGATTCCCCCAGAAGCCGACCCAAGCTGCTACTCCCCGCCCAGCGTGCCCCACGGGCCGAGCAGCAACGGCCAAACGAGCGGCCACAACGGCAGCAGCCGGCGCGGCGTGATGTCCGACGAGGCCAAAGCCACCATCTTGCATCTGCGCGAGAGTCTGGTGAGGCAAAAGGAGACCATCCTGGACCAGCGGGAGACCATCAGGGAGCTGACCGCCAAACTCACCTTGTGTGAGGGCTTTGGCGGTCACCATGGCACCGATCGCCACGACAACCACCACGAAAACCATCACGACACCCACCACGATACCAACCACCACGACGGCCGCCCCGATGACCACCGTGGGCATCACGGCGGCCACCATACGCCCCCGCCGTCGCACCATGGGCCTTCCACGTATCACAGCGGCGACCATCACCACTCGCATGGCGGCCACAGGTCGGACCCCCACCCGAGGAAGGCCCCGTCGTACGGGAAGCACAGCTCCTTCTCCCCCGAACAGACGGGCAAAACCCTGCAGACGCTGAAGGAAAGACTGGAGAACTTGCAG GCCAGGAACTCGTCCAGCTCGTACTCCAGCTCCCTGAGAGAACTCCTCCAGCGGAAGATCACCgccctggaggagcagctggacagCTACTACCGAGATCACCATGACGACCACCGGGACGATCATCACGACGACCACCGCGGAGGGAGCAGCCACCCTGACGACCATCACGACGACCGCCACGATGACCACCACGATGATCACCGTGGCAACGGCCGCCACGACGACCGCCACGATGACCACCACGATGATCACCGTGGCAACGGCCGCCACGATGACCACCACGATGAccaccatggcaacagccgCCACAACGACCACCACGACGACCACCACGGCACAGGTCATCGTGACAACCACCACTATGACCACCGGGGTACTGGTCGGCGTGACGACCATCATGATGACCACCGTGGCAATGGTCATCATGACGATCACCACGGCAGCTATCATAGCAGTCACCACGGTAGCAACAGGAACAACCATCGCGGCGGTCACCACAGTCGCTATAACGACCACCACTACGACTGGCACCATAGCCGGCAGCGCAGTCACCACGGCAACCATCATAGCCCCCACCATGATGAGCACCACGATGATCACCATGGTTACTACGATGATCATCACGATGGCCATCACCATGACCATCACGATGACCACCACAATGACCATTACGATGACCATCACGATGACCACCGTGACAATGACCACCATGACAATGACCACCATGACAATGACCACCAGGAGAGCCGCCGCGGTAACGATCATAGTCCACCCCACACAAATCTGCGAGGGGCGGGGCATGGCAAGCTGGAAACAGTGCTCAGCCAACTGCACCATGGCAACACTGACCACg ATGCTCAACAAAAGCCAACTGCAGAGGGAAGAACACGGACAACGGACGCCCTGAATCTTAACTCTCCCGCCTCCGTCCTACCAGGAAGGAAGCTAAAGACCCCGAACGCCTTCCTGCTCAACTTCCCCGTGAAGACCAACTACATGTACGCCAAGATGAAGCGGCCGCCGGTCAACGAGATCTTCGCCCTGACCATCTGTCTGTGGCTGAAGGCGGGAGCGGGTCCCGGCCTCGGTACCCCGTTCTCCTACGCTGCACCCGGGCAAGCCAACGAGCTGGTGCTCATCGAATGGGGCAGCAACCCAATGGAGCTGTTAATCTGTGACAAG GCGGTCACGTTGCCGATAACCATGACCGACGGGAAGTGGCACCACGTGTGCATCACGTGGACGACGCGTGACGGCGTCTGGGAGGCCTACCAGGACGGCGTGAAGAAAGGCTCGGGGCAGAACCTGTCGGCGTGGCGTCCCATCGAGCCAGGAGGGGCCTTCATCCTGGGCCAGGAGCAG GACACGATGGGGGGGCGCTTCGACGTCACCCAGTCCTTTGTGGGAGAGCTGTCGGATCTCCAGTTCTGGTCCAGAGTGCTGTCGGCCAGCGAGATCTCCACCCAGGCCACCTGCGGGGGCCACCTTGTCGGTGATGTCATGTCCTGGTCCGAGGAGTCAGTGGAGCTCCACGGGGGGCTTGTGCAGgtgccctttgacccctgcCACTAA
- the LOC120826989 gene encoding solute carrier family 2, facilitated glucose transporter member 1, which produces MAGKENQVTGYLLFSLGTAVIGSLQFGYNTGVINAPEQKLRSFFNDTWVERYGVPITPGVCTIVWSISVAIFSVGGMVGSFSVGVMANRFGRRRSMFLVNCLAVIGGLLMGFSTICSSYEMVIAGRLVIGLFCGLFTGLTPMYVGEVSPTPLRGAFGTLHQLGVVVGILIAQIFGLEALLGSAKLWPLLLALTVAPAVLQCILLPFCPESPRFLLINLKQEEQARKVLVRLRGSEDVSKDMQEMKEESAKMAMEKKVTIPELFRSPLYRQPLLIAVMLQLSQQLSGINAVFYYSTGIFESAGVKQPIYATIGAGIVNTVFTVVSLFLVEKAGRRTLHLVGLGGMAISAVLMTVALLLKDIPVMSYMAIVAVMLFVAMFEMGPGPIPWFIVAELFSQGPRPAAMAVAGCCNWTANFLVGMSFPKLVEWCGPWVFLIFATSLILFFIFTYLKVPETRGKTFDEIARSFGGDPLPTSSSVEDPPASASAATTLPASPVKEKVPLVEAAPAPTSESTPLQDKPGSTARESVEQL; this is translated from the exons ATGGCAGGGAAG gagaaccaggtgacgggttacctcctcttctctctgggcACCGCCGTCATCGGCTCCCTGCAGTTTGGTTACAACACCGGAGTCATCAACGCTCCGGAGCAG AAACTCCGATCTTTCTTCAACGACACCTGGGTGGAGCGCTATGGCGTCCCCATCACCCCGGGGGTCTGCACCATCGTCTGGAGCATCTCCGTCGCCATCTTCAGCGTGGGCGGCATGGTGGGCTCCTTCAGCGTGGGCGTCATGGCGAACCGCTTTGGCCG GCGTCGCTCCATGTTCCTGGTGAACTGCCTGGCGGTGATCGGCGGCCTCCTCATGGGCTTCTCCACCATCTGCTCCTCGTATGAGATGGTGATTGCTGGGCGCCTGGTCATCGGCCTGTTCTGCGGCCTCTTCACCGGCCTGACCCCCATGTACGTTGGCGAGGTGTCGCCCACGCCCCTCCGTGGGGCCTTCGGCACCCTCCACCAGCTCGGTGTGGTGGTGGGCATCCTGATTGCTCAG ATCTTTGGTCTGGAGGCTCTGCTGGGCTCAGCCAAGCTGTGGCCCCTGCTGCTGGCCCTCACCGTGGCCCCCGCTGTGCTGCAGTGCATCCTGCTGCCCTTCTGTCCGGAGAGCCCCCGCTTCCTGCTCATCAACCTGAAACAGGAGGAGCAGGCCCGCAAAG TGCTGGTGCGCCTGCGCGGCAGCGAGGACGTCAGTAAAGACATGCaagagatgaaggaggagagcgcCAAGATGGCCATGGAGAAGAAGGTGACCATCCCCGAGCTCTTCCGCTCGCCGCTGTACCGCCAGCCGCTCCTCATCGCCGTGATGCTGCAGCTCTCACAGCAGCTGTCAGGGATCAACGCT GTGTTCTACTACTCCACGGGCATCTTCGAGTCGGCCGGAGTGAAGCAGCCCATCTACGCCACCATCGGAGCCGGCATCGTCAACACCGTCTTCACCGTGGTTTCC cTTTTCCTGGTGGAGAAGGCGGGTCGAAGGACTCTGCACCTGGTGGGATTGGGCGGGATGGCGATCAGCGCGGTGCTCATGACCGTCGCCCTGCTGCTG AAGGACATTCCCGTTATGAGCTACATGGCCATCGTCGCCGTCATGCTGTTCGTGGCCATGTTTGAGATGGGCCCCGGTCCCATCCCGTGGTTCATTGTGGCCGAGCTCTTCTCCCAGGGGCCCCGGCCCGCCGCCATGGCTGTGGCCGGCTGCTGCAACTGGACGGCCAACTTCCTGGTTGGGATGAGCTTCCCCAAATTAGTG gaGTGGTGCGGGCCTTGGGTCTTCCTCATCTTCGCGACCTCCCTCATCTTGTTCTTCATCTTCACCTACCTCAAAGTCCCAGAGACGAGGGGCAAGACCTTCGACGAGATCGCCCGCAGCTTCGGCGGCGACCCGCTTCCCACCTCCTCGTCCGTCGAGGACCCGCCCGCCAGCGCCAGCGCCGCCACCACGCTGCCGGCCTCCCCGGTGAAGGAGAAGGTCCCGCTGGTGGAGGCGGCGCCGGCTCCCACCTCTGAAAGCACGCCGCTTCAGGATAAGCCTGGATCGACGGCGCGGGAGAGCGTGGAGCAGCTGTAG